The Geobacter sp. genomic interval CAGGGTGGTGAGCTTGTTGCGCCCGTATTTTCCGAGATACTTGTTTTCGACGATGCCGCTGACAAAGAGTTCCTCGAACAGCCCGCGGCGCAGCCTGTCGAATTCGTGCCTGTTCCCCAGAAGGCTCCGGATCATCTCCTCGGTGATCCGGACGTTTTCCATGAAGGCGAGCTGGTTGAAGATCGACGAGGTGGAGTCGTAGCGGTCGAAGAAGGTGATGATGTAAGAAAAACCCTCCAGGATCGAGGTATCCGCACCGTCGCGGATCTTCTCGTCGCAGAGCTTGCTGGCATCCAGCAGGATCTCCTCGAAGGCGTGTTCGCGGTTTTCCGTGGCCTTCTGCTTGGCGAACAGCAGCTTGATCATGTCGTCCCGGTCAATGGTGCTGTCGATCTGCTGTTCGGTCAGGAACAGCCCTTCCAGAATTTGGCGGGTCTCGGAGATGTACTCGTTTTCTTCCAGGACAACGACCTTCTTGTCCTTCTTGAGCATCTCGTCCAGGGTGTAGAAGAGGGCGCCTGGGATCTTGTTCCGCACCGACAGGGTCTTCAGCCGGGTCAGACGGGCATTTTCCAGCTTGTTGATCTCCCCCTTGTTGTTGCAGGAGGTGAGGATGTTCTTGTATTCGTCCACGATGCGGCGGTTGTCGGGATGTTTGTACATGACATCGATACGGATCCGCTCCTGCTGGTAACGATCGATGCCGTGCCTGACGGCGAGCTCAGACAGGCTGGCGAAATCGTCGTCGGCAATCTTCTTGTTGCTGAAGTAGAGGCGTTGGAAGCGTTGGTGGTATTCCTGGTGTCTGAGATTGACCAGTTTGAAGAGGAAGAGCTGGGCCGAGCTGTCGGCGAGGAGGGAAAGGATCTCGTCAATGATCCGGTTGTCGTCCCCATCCCCCACGGCCGGCGACCGCTTGATAGCCTTGCCCAGCAGCCTGAGGAGCTGTTCCTGCTGCTGCCGAATCGGGCCGCCGAGGCTTGCGGAGTTGATGAAGAAGAAGTAGTTGCAGACGGCGTTGCCGTCGAAAAAGATCTTTTCGAAGCTCAAGGTCCCTTCGGTGCGGTCGCTAAATGCCAGCGTCCCGGTCCCTTTGTCGTAGCTGGCTCCGTACAGCACCAGCCGGTTGATGACCTCGCTCTTGGCCAGATCGGCCAGCGGCTGGTCCACCCCGAACATGTACTCGCAGAACGAACCGCCATTGCCGCGGTGGGTGATGCCGTCCCCTTTGACGATGAACTCGCTCCCCGGAGCAAAGACCCGCACCCCGCCATTGCCCGCCTCGTCGATGCTGAAGAAGAAGCGGCGGTGGATATCGGCGCCGGCGGCAATCAGGTAATACTCGATCAGGTTGTCGGTCACGCCGTGCAGGCGGATGTCCTTGGGCATTGCGTTCATCCTCGGGTTGCTGGTGAAAATAATACTGAACCGTTTCGGTTATGCAAGGCTCTTTCGTCAGTCGAGGTCAACAATCATGCCGTCAAAGGCGAAAGAAACGCCGGAGGGGAGACGTGAACCGTCGCGGTGAGCCACTTCATGGGTCAGATGGGTGAAGAAGGCCTGCCTGGGGCGGAGCTCTGCCACGACTTCGAGTGCGCTGGCGACATTGAAGTGGTTCTCATGGGGTGAGTACCGGAGGGCGTCGATGATCAAAACCTCCAGACCGGCCAGGAGCGGATAGGAGGAGGCGGGGATTGCGCTGCAGTCGGTGAGATAGGCGGCATCGTTGAAGCGGTAGCCGGTGGTGGGGTAGGGGCCGTGCAGGAGCGGGACGGGAGTGACCTGGCAGCCGAACAGCTCGAACGGCTGGGTGATGACGTGAGGGTCCATCAAGGGTGAGTAGCCTTCAACCTCCATCCCCTTGAAAATGTAGGGGAAACGGCTGGAGATGGCCGTGATGGTGTAGGCGTCGCCATAGCAGGGGATTATCTGGCGGTGGATGAAATGGAATCCGCGCAGGTCGTCGATGCCGTTGACATGGTCCGAGTGGGAGTGGGTGAACAGGACCGCATCGATCCGGGGGATGTCTTCGCGAATTGCCTGCTGCCGGAGGTCGGTGGCGGTGTCGACGACGATATACCTGCCGTTCTGCTCTATGAGGAGAGACGGACGGGTACGTTTGTCGCGGGGATCGTCTGAGGTGCAGACCGGGCAGTGACAGCCGACCATCGGGATGCCGGTGGAGGTGCCGCTTCCCAGGATGACCAGTTTCATCGCAGGCTCCTGGCTGGCTTTGACGAAAGATACCACGAACCTGGGGGGCAGGCAAGGGGAATGCCCCTGCCCGGCATGTCTGAAAGCTGCTGCTGTGGCCCCGGAAGCGACGCGTTGCCGGCAATGCCTCAGACGGCCGGGAAGTTCTTTGCCAGATGCAGGCGGATGGTCTCCTCGAAGTTCGCCTCCCGGTCACCCTGGTAGACCATGGATGAGCCGATTTCGGCAGCCAGGATGGCAAAGAGGTATTTGGGAGGGAGCTTCCCGATCCGTCTGCGATAGCGCGGCTCTTCCCGCAGGATGCGCGGCAGGTGGCTCAGGATGGCGCGGCGGAAGAGGGGCTGCAGGCAAAGGTGCGGACGGTTCTGGAAGAAGCGGAACAGCTGGGCATAGGCGCCGTTGATCTCGGTGCTGAGCGCGTCGGAGATCTCGGTGCAGAGGAGTTCCGGCTGGGTGCGCCGGCGCGCCAGGATGAGTCGTGCCTCGTCCTCGGCCCGCTTTTCCAGGATTTCCAGGACATCCCGGACGTACCGTTCCTTGTTTGACATGAACTCCTCGGGAGAGAGGAGCAGGTTGGCGATGATCTCGTACGATGAGGAGATGACGCCGCACTTGTTGGCTGAGGCATCACGCATGATGATGACCCCGTTTTTCTGCAGCTGGATCCGGGCCTCCGGCGTGATGAAGGAGTTTGCCCCCTCCACGATGGCCCGTGCCGAAGGCTCCCCGGATGCCAGGAGGAAACGTTCCCAGTTTTCCCGGTCGATGGTCTCGGGTCGGCCGCCGGCAGGGATGAACAGGTCAGCCTGCACCGTAAAGACCAGGTCGTCGAATTCCCGGTGGAACTCGTCCACGGAGATCCACTCCTCCCGGATTCCGTCGGAGGTCATCACTACCTTGCGGAAGAGCTCCCGCAGGCCTTCCGTGCGGCTGCCGGTGCGGAAGAGCATGACCCCGCCGGGGTGCAGTTTGCCGGGATCGAAGGCGTCCAGGTCCTGGCGGAGGAGGATGCGCTGCAGTTCGGCCCGATCGGCACCGAGTGGGTCGTGTACTGCCGCCATGCCGTCCAGAATCAGGCTGATCCGGACCTGCGGGCAGCGTTCGAGCATGATGCGCATGGCATTGCCCGCCACGTCGCCGTTGGTCCCCCCGGTGAACTTGACGCTGAAGGAATCGGTGCGGATGTCGATGCCGAGTTCCGCCATGGTTATCTCGGCGAACTTCACCACGCCGGTGGAGGTGACGCCGTACTCCTTGTGATTGATCCCCACCTTCTTGCTGGACATGATGCCGATGCCGAGGAGGTAGCCCCGGCGCCGGGAGAGATGGGCGATCGCCTCGATCATGGCATCGTGCATGTTCTCGTCCGGACCCAGCTCGATTGGCTCGTCTTCGCGGTAGTAGTCCACGATCCCCGGATGTTTCGCCACCCCCTGTTCGGTAACGAAGATGTCGAGGAAGGCGTTGATGATACCGTACTGCAGCTTGAACAGCCGCAGCGTTTCCAGCTCCCGTTCGCGTTCCCGTTCTCGCATCAGGTCGGAAACGTCCAGGATCGTCACCAGCTTGGAGCCCCCTTCGTAGATGTCCTTGTTTTTCAGGTGCTGGGTGTGGGCCAGAACGAAATTTTCGCGGAACAATGTGTTGGTGTTGATGAGGAAGTCATCGGGGGTGCGGGCGATGACGGTACGCCAGCCGCCGCGGGCGATGTCGGAAAAGCCGATATGGTAGCCGAAGCCGAAGCGGCTGAAGAAATAGGTGATCCTGAACGGCGTGGACGGTGGCAGGTCGTCGGTGAAATCATGGCCCAGTTCCGCCAGGTAGGCCGGGTCGAGGCGGAAGGCCAGCGCCTGTTTGTCCAGGATGAAGGCGTTGGTTTTCAGGGTGTACTGGATGAAGATCAGGCAGCAGCGGAAGATGGTGCGACGTACCTCGTCCAGGTGGCGATGGCCGGTGTTGTATTCCTCCACCTCAAGCCGGGTGGCGGCGAGCACTTCCCGGTAGACTGTCTCGCGGTCGGCGATCTCCGGGTCGAAGCGGGCCTTGAGCAGCTTGATCAGCTGCAGGGCGATCTCCGGATGGGCGTAAAAGGCGCTCCTGACATCGTCGAGGCCGAAGCGTTCAGGCTGGTTGTGGGCGAGGTTGGTGTGGCAGAAGGCAATGAAGGCGTTTATCAGCGACGCTTCCTGCCCGCTCATGGTGCCGCTGGTGACGTATTCGCGGTAGGTATGCGACCGTGTCGCCAGTATCTGCGTGTTGTACAGCTCCTCCTGGAGTTGGCAGTAGACGTCGGTCCCTTTTTCCAGGGTGCCGCCGTCCAGGTGCCGCACATAGAAGGTGCCGAGGAAGTAGGGGTGGATGCCGTTGGAGATGGTGAGACAGTAGGCCCGGGTAACTCCCAGGCCGAGGCGTTTGAAGACCTCCATTACCTGGATCAGGAAATCCTTCTGGGGAGGGTTGCCCACGGCAAAGTGGATGCGCGACAGGTCCTCCTCTTCCATCCGCTCCATATCGAAAAAGAGACCGCCGCTCTGGTTCCCTTTCTGGAAGAGATTGAGAACCTGGGCCATGCGTATGGCAGGCGCGGTCAGGACGTAGCGCTCGTTGTTCAGCCAGAGGAGCCGCAGGAGCCGATCGAAATCCTTCCGGTCGAAGTCGGGGTAGCTTTTGTGCAGCTCGGCGCGGGTTGCGCGGCGAATGGGTGCAGGAACGATAACATCTCTGCCGGCAAGGATCTCCTCGTTGCTTTTCCGGTCGAACTCGAAGCGCTGGATCTCCAAAGATTCGCCGACGCCGGGCATGGGGCCTTCGGAGTGGGCGAACATGGCGAAGGAGATCTCGCGCTCCTGCACCTCGCGCAGCGTCACGGTGTCGTACAGCGACCCGGGCCGGTTGCGCACCGCCAGGATCAGACTCTTTTCACGATCTGCCAGTATCAGCCGCTGGTTGATGCGCAGGCTTGCCAGTTCCCGTTCCAGGATGGACAAGGCGCTCTGCTCGTCCTTCATGGAGACGAAAAAGTAGGGATTCATCTGTTCCCGCAGCCAGCGGCGGTTGGCTGCCTGTTCCTGTTTCGCGGTTTTCGCTGCCGGATTCATGGATAGCGGTTCCTTTCGCTACGGTTCTGGGGCTACCTTCCGGAGGAACTCCCGCACCAGCGGGGCAAAGGTCTGGTGCTCCAGCAGGAAGGCATCGTGACCATAGGACGAGGTGATCAGGTGGTACTCAGCCGGTTTGCCCAGGCTCTGCAGGGCGGCAACCATCTCTTCGGTCTGGGCCGGCGGGTAGAGCCAGTCCGAGGTGAAGGCAAAGAACTGGATCGGCACCCGGACCGGCTGGAACGCCTCTTCCAACGATTCGCAACCCCAGGCCACATCATAGAGGTCCAGCGCCTTGGCCAGGTAGAGGAACGAATTGGCATCGAAGCGGTCGACAAAGTTGTAGCCGTTGTAGGTGAGGTAGCGCTCCACCTCGAACTGGCCGAAGAAGTCGAACAGGCCGTCCCTGGCCGAGAAGCGGCGGCCGAATTTGGCGGTCATGGATTCGTCGGACAAAAAGGTGATATGGCCGACACCGCGGGCGAGTGCCAGGCCATCCTTGGGGTTCTTGCGATACTCCCCCTTCTTCCAGGTCGGGTCGTTGAAGATGGCCCAGCGGGCCACGGCGTTGAGGGCGATGGCCTGGGCGGAAGGGCGGGGGGAGGTGGCGAGCACCACTGCCGAGGCAAGCCGGTCCGGGAACTGGGTGGCCCATTCCAGGGCCTGCATTCCCCCCATGCTGCCGCCGAGCACCGTTACCAGCCGCTCAATGCCGAGATGGTCGATGAGGAGCAGCTGGGCCCGAACCATGTCGCGCACGGTAATGACCGGGAAGCTGAGGTTATAGCGCTTGCCGGTCCGGGGATTGGTCGACGTCGGGCCGGTCGAGCCGTAACAGGAGCCGATGACGTTGATGCAGATGACGCAGTAGCGGTCGGTGTCCAAAAGGCGGCCCGGACCGACGATCTCGTCCCACCAGCCGGGCCTGGTCTCTTCCTCGCTGTGGCGGCCGGCAAGATGGGCGCTGCCGGTCCAGGCGTGCGTCACCAGGATGGCGTTGGAGCGGTCGGCGTTGAGTTGGCCATAGGTTTCAAAGACGAGCGTGATCGGTCCGAGGATACGTCCGCTTTCAAGACGGAGCTCGGTGTCGAAGGTTACGGATTGTGGCTGGACGATGCCGACCGACATAATGGCTCTCTGGTTCGGAAAATGGAAAAGCCCCTGCTCGGGGTGAGCAGGGGCTTATAGGTTGCGCGTGGTAAGCTCCCGACTCATCTCTAGGAATTAGCACCTGACATCCGTTGCCGGACCGGTTGCTGTGGCTTCAAAGGGCCTGTCCCTCCACCACTCTCGATAAGCAGGTTGCCGATGCCACATTCGCGCCCTGGCGGCGTTGGCTCATCAATCGCTCCTCAACTACCTTTCGGTACGCCTCGGTCGCTCATTCTTCGCCGCCTTGCCATGATCGCGAATCTGTCATCGGCTGACTATTCGGTTGTGGGTGCAGAATAGGTGATGCCTCCTGCTTTGTCAATGTAAAAGAGACTATAGCTCAGTATCTTAGCCCGGTTAGCCGTTTTTCTCGGCCTTGAGGGCGGCCAGCATGGCCTCGCCCATCCTGGTAGGGCTGGTGGCTACGGCGACGCCGCATTCTTCAAGGGTGCGGATCTTGTCCTCGGCCTTTCCCTTCCCGCCGGTGATGATGGCCCCGGCATGCCCCATCCGCTTGCCCGGCGGTGCGGTTACCCCGGCAATGAAGGCGGCCACCG includes:
- a CDS encoding TIGR04442 family protein, whose product is MPKDIRLHGVTDNLIEYYLIAAGADIHRRFFFSIDEAGNGGVRVFAPGSEFIVKGDGITHRGNGGSFCEYMFGVDQPLADLAKSEVINRLVLYGASYDKGTGTLAFSDRTEGTLSFEKIFFDGNAVCNYFFFINSASLGGPIRQQQEQLLRLLGKAIKRSPAVGDGDDNRIIDEILSLLADSSAQLFLFKLVNLRHQEYHQRFQRLYFSNKKIADDDFASLSELAVRHGIDRYQQERIRIDVMYKHPDNRRIVDEYKNILTSCNNKGEINKLENARLTRLKTLSVRNKIPGALFYTLDEMLKKDKKVVVLEENEYISETRQILEGLFLTEQQIDSTIDRDDMIKLLFAKQKATENREHAFEEILLDASKLCDEKIRDGADTSILEGFSYIITFFDRYDSTSSIFNQLAFMENVRITEEMIRSLLGNRHEFDRLRRGLFEELFVSGIVENKYLGKYGRNKLTTLLKGLKLVDEKRMTTDELLAQLIGLDREERTFITVLTHVRDRIRNFYSKYASKADQETLKQEITEELRHKKLITGEIPDHLFHETILTIKKEAIYLHSLLPQIIATKDLALREDFLENSGLDRFYVEELEREYFEINDLNMDDLYQIRKGLN
- a CDS encoding MBL fold metallo-hydrolase, which encodes MKLVILGSGTSTGIPMVGCHCPVCTSDDPRDKRTRPSLLIEQNGRYIVVDTATDLRQQAIREDIPRIDAVLFTHSHSDHVNGIDDLRGFHFIHRQIIPCYGDAYTITAISSRFPYIFKGMEVEGYSPLMDPHVITQPFELFGCQVTPVPLLHGPYPTTGYRFNDAAYLTDCSAIPASSYPLLAGLEVLIIDALRYSPHENHFNVASALEVVAELRPRQAFFTHLTHEVAHRDGSRLPSGVSFAFDGMIVDLD
- a CDS encoding amino acid dehydrogenase, producing the protein MNPAAKTAKQEQAANRRWLREQMNPYFFVSMKDEQSALSILERELASLRINQRLILADREKSLILAVRNRPGSLYDTVTLREVQEREISFAMFAHSEGPMPGVGESLEIQRFEFDRKSNEEILAGRDVIVPAPIRRATRAELHKSYPDFDRKDFDRLLRLLWLNNERYVLTAPAIRMAQVLNLFQKGNQSGGLFFDMERMEEEDLSRIHFAVGNPPQKDFLIQVMEVFKRLGLGVTRAYCLTISNGIHPYFLGTFYVRHLDGGTLEKGTDVYCQLQEELYNTQILATRSHTYREYVTSGTMSGQEASLINAFIAFCHTNLAHNQPERFGLDDVRSAFYAHPEIALQLIKLLKARFDPEIADRETVYREVLAATRLEVEEYNTGHRHLDEVRRTIFRCCLIFIQYTLKTNAFILDKQALAFRLDPAYLAELGHDFTDDLPPSTPFRITYFFSRFGFGYHIGFSDIARGGWRTVIARTPDDFLINTNTLFRENFVLAHTQHLKNKDIYEGGSKLVTILDVSDLMRERERERELETLRLFKLQYGIINAFLDIFVTEQGVAKHPGIVDYYREDEPIELGPDENMHDAMIEAIAHLSRRRGYLLGIGIMSSKKVGINHKEYGVTSTGVVKFAEITMAELGIDIRTDSFSVKFTGGTNGDVAGNAMRIMLERCPQVRISLILDGMAAVHDPLGADRAELQRILLRQDLDAFDPGKLHPGGVMLFRTGSRTEGLRELFRKVVMTSDGIREEWISVDEFHREFDDLVFTVQADLFIPAGGRPETIDRENWERFLLASGEPSARAIVEGANSFITPEARIQLQKNGVIIMRDASANKCGVISSSYEIIANLLLSPEEFMSNKERYVRDVLEILEKRAEDEARLILARRRTQPELLCTEISDALSTEINGAYAQLFRFFQNRPHLCLQPLFRRAILSHLPRILREEPRYRRRIGKLPPKYLFAILAAEIGSSMVYQGDREANFEETIRLHLAKNFPAV
- a CDS encoding homoserine O-acetyltransferase: MSVGIVQPQSVTFDTELRLESGRILGPITLVFETYGQLNADRSNAILVTHAWTGSAHLAGRHSEEETRPGWWDEIVGPGRLLDTDRYCVICINVIGSCYGSTGPTSTNPRTGKRYNLSFPVITVRDMVRAQLLLIDHLGIERLVTVLGGSMGGMQALEWATQFPDRLASAVVLATSPRPSAQAIALNAVARWAIFNDPTWKKGEYRKNPKDGLALARGVGHITFLSDESMTAKFGRRFSARDGLFDFFGQFEVERYLTYNGYNFVDRFDANSFLYLAKALDLYDVAWGCESLEEAFQPVRVPIQFFAFTSDWLYPPAQTEEMVAALQSLGKPAEYHLITSSYGHDAFLLEHQTFAPLVREFLRKVAPEP